Proteins encoded within one genomic window of Nitrospina gracilis 3/211:
- a CDS encoding ArnT family glycosyltransferase produces MDPEHTRCDTWWTLGILSAVLIGRALAAAVIPIMDETEARYAEIARKMVETGDWIMPQFDYGVPFWGKPPLSTWLSAGGIALFGVGELGPRLPILILSALLLFQFWRFVKESTAPTTAHLATILLATSSIFFAAAGAVMTDLVLLFSLFIVMSACWRFTREWNPAHARWMFAGIGIGLLTKGLMVVAVGGLPIAVWLVLSRKWKPFLTRLPWVTGLLIAAVIAVPWYVAAEMRTPGFLNYFFIGEHFNRFLVPGWEGDRYGFAHAQPFGMIWGFYLLGLAPWIVLVPAGLLIMRRKPEWMQWRELQGGSREFILFLLCWMLVPAVLLTFARNIIWTYSLPAAPPATVLLALSLRAAPSPSKVLRTVQVTTAVMMVGLAGYILYAAQKNTGWPLPTHKGVVEKYRKACGGDSDCRLWVFGERSFSAEYYTQGKTQRTERVNFLLHDSRGNKRDFVAARDHLLDRLHPSEKNHLKPVARFGDLALWRVER; encoded by the coding sequence ATGGACCCGGAACACACCCGTTGCGACACGTGGTGGACGCTGGGGATTCTTTCGGCGGTGCTGATCGGCCGCGCCCTCGCCGCCGCCGTCATTCCCATCATGGACGAAACCGAAGCGCGCTACGCGGAGATCGCGCGCAAGATGGTGGAGACGGGGGACTGGATCATGCCGCAGTTCGATTACGGCGTGCCGTTCTGGGGCAAGCCGCCGCTCTCCACGTGGCTGTCGGCAGGCGGCATCGCCCTCTTCGGCGTGGGGGAGTTGGGACCGCGCCTGCCGATTCTTATCCTGTCCGCCCTGCTGTTGTTCCAATTCTGGCGGTTCGTCAAAGAAAGTACAGCCCCCACCACCGCGCACCTCGCCACCATCCTGCTGGCCACCAGCTCCATTTTTTTCGCCGCCGCCGGAGCGGTGATGACCGACCTCGTTCTGTTGTTCTCGCTGTTCATCGTGATGAGCGCCTGCTGGCGTTTCACGCGGGAATGGAATCCAGCGCACGCACGCTGGATGTTCGCCGGCATCGGCATCGGCCTGCTTACCAAGGGACTCATGGTGGTCGCGGTCGGCGGACTCCCCATCGCCGTCTGGCTGGTCCTCTCCCGAAAATGGAAACCGTTCCTGACCAGACTGCCGTGGGTAACGGGACTCCTCATCGCCGCGGTCATTGCGGTGCCGTGGTACGTTGCGGCAGAGATGCGAACGCCGGGATTCCTGAATTATTTTTTCATCGGGGAACATTTCAACCGCTTTCTCGTGCCGGGATGGGAAGGCGACCGCTACGGTTTTGCGCACGCACAGCCATTCGGCATGATCTGGGGGTTTTACCTGCTGGGACTCGCGCCGTGGATCGTGCTGGTCCCGGCCGGCTTGTTGATCATGCGCCGCAAACCGGAATGGATGCAATGGCGCGAACTTCAGGGAGGAAGTCGGGAGTTCATCCTGTTCCTGTTGTGCTGGATGCTCGTGCCCGCCGTACTGCTGACATTCGCACGCAACATCATCTGGACCTACTCGCTTCCCGCCGCGCCCCCCGCCACGGTTTTGCTGGCCCTGTCTTTGCGCGCTGCACCGTCACCCTCCAAAGTCCTGCGCACGGTTCAAGTGACAACGGCGGTGATGATGGTGGGATTGGCGGGATACATTTTGTACGCGGCGCAGAAAAACACCGGGTGGCCCCTGCCCACCCACAAAGGCGTGGTCGAGAAATACCGCAAGGCGTGCGGCGGCGACTCCGACTGCCGCCTGTGGGTGTTCGGCGAACGCTCTTTTTCCGCCGAGTACTACACGCAGGGGAAAACCCAACGTACGGAACGGGTGAACTTCCTGCTTCACGACTCGCGCGGAAACAAACGCGATTTCGTCGCGGCACGCGATCACCTGCTCGACCGCCTGCACCCGTCCGAAAAGAATCACTTGAAGCCGGTCGCGCGCTTCGGCGACCTCGCTCTGTGGCGGGTTGAGCGGTGA
- a CDS encoding sulfite oxidase has translation MPGKKERGLFELYRDDPEKADWELWGRGADPVSRRGFLKDAGLAFMALTVGAHLPHARFLPQGLLPVALAESETTPVIEGKSGLIVHNDRPINAEPPPHLLDADFTPKEHFFVRNNGLPPAETDTPGAWSFTVDGEVHTPLTLTLEELKHKFKHHTYALQLECGGNGRAGFYPSAKGNQWRFGAIGCARFTGVRLRDVLNAAGVKASAVYTGYYGEDLHLSGRPDKVSISRGTPIAKAMDEHTLIAWAMNDELLPLLHGFPLRLVTPGWPGSTSPKWLKRIWVRDRVHDGQKMDHYRVPRYPVKPGTSVSEEDMEIIESMPVKSLITHPQTGIEIQKGQPLFVRGHAWAGDRPVAAMHVSVDFGASWQVAQLKEPVNRYAWQRWQTQVRFPAPGYYEVWARATDEMGVMQPMVVPGWNPSGYLNNAMHRIAVTVR, from the coding sequence ATGCCCGGAAAAAAAGAACGCGGGTTGTTTGAACTGTATCGCGACGATCCCGAAAAAGCCGATTGGGAATTGTGGGGGCGCGGGGCCGATCCCGTCTCCCGCCGCGGTTTTTTAAAGGACGCCGGGCTCGCCTTCATGGCGCTCACCGTCGGCGCGCACCTCCCTCACGCGCGTTTTTTGCCGCAGGGCCTCCTCCCCGTCGCGCTGGCTGAATCCGAAACCACTCCCGTCATTGAAGGCAAAAGCGGGTTGATCGTGCACAACGACCGGCCGATCAATGCCGAGCCGCCGCCGCACCTGCTCGATGCCGACTTCACACCGAAAGAACATTTCTTCGTGCGCAACAACGGCCTGCCTCCCGCCGAGACCGACACTCCCGGCGCATGGAGTTTCACCGTGGACGGCGAAGTGCACACTCCGCTCACCCTCACGCTCGAAGAACTGAAACATAAATTCAAACACCACACCTATGCATTGCAGCTGGAATGCGGCGGCAACGGGCGCGCCGGATTTTATCCATCGGCGAAAGGCAACCAGTGGCGGTTCGGGGCCATCGGGTGCGCGCGCTTCACCGGCGTGCGCCTGCGAGACGTGCTGAACGCCGCAGGCGTCAAGGCCTCCGCTGTGTATACCGGCTATTATGGTGAAGACCTGCATCTGTCCGGCCGGCCGGACAAGGTATCGATTTCACGCGGCACGCCGATCGCCAAGGCGATGGACGAACACACGCTGATCGCGTGGGCGATGAACGACGAACTCCTGCCGCTCCTGCACGGGTTTCCGTTGCGGCTGGTCACACCCGGTTGGCCGGGGTCGACGTCGCCCAAATGGCTGAAGCGCATCTGGGTGCGCGACCGCGTTCACGACGGGCAGAAGATGGATCACTACCGGGTGCCGCGTTATCCTGTGAAACCCGGCACTTCGGTGTCGGAAGAGGATATGGAAATCATCGAATCGATGCCGGTGAAGTCGCTCATCACGCACCCCCAGACCGGGATCGAAATCCAAAAAGGTCAGCCCCTTTTCGTGCGCGGTCACGCCTGGGCGGGGGACCGCCCGGTGGCGGCGATGCATGTGTCGGTCGATTTCGGTGCGAGCTGGCAGGTGGCGCAGTTGAAGGAACCCGTCAACCGTTACGCCTGGCAACGCTGGCAGACGCAAGTGCGGTTTCCCGCGCCGGGTTATTACGAAGTGTGGGCGCGCGCCACGGATGAGATGGGCGTCATGCAACCCATGGTGGTGCCGGGATGGAATCCGTCGGGTTACCTCAACAACGCCATGCACCGCATCGCGGTGACCGTAAGATGA
- the ahr gene encoding NADPH-dependent aldehyde reductase Ahr, producing MIQTYAAKQAGQPLEPFEYDPGALQPDEVEIDVLHCGLCHSDVSIVNNDWGITQFPVVPGHEVVGRIGKKGEAVRNLEVGQHVGLGWHAGFCGACGYCATGDHNLCAAPQETIVGHHGGFADKVRARAHSVVPLPDGLDFTAVGPLFCGGITVFNPFMQFGIEPTDRVGVIGIGGLGHLALQFASKWGCEVTAFTSDTAKEKEAKAMGAHHVIHSRDPKAVEAAAGSFDLIISTVNVKLDWNLYVNALKPRGRLHFVGATLEPLDLQIFPLLIGQRSVSGSPVGSPATIATMLEFCKRHNILPVVEHFKFSQVNDAIKKLKQGNVRYRAVLSH from the coding sequence ATGATCCAAACCTACGCCGCGAAGCAGGCGGGACAACCGCTCGAACCGTTCGAATACGACCCCGGAGCCCTGCAACCGGACGAAGTGGAGATCGACGTCCTGCACTGCGGCCTGTGTCACAGCGATGTCAGCATCGTCAACAACGACTGGGGTATTACGCAGTTTCCGGTGGTGCCGGGTCACGAGGTTGTCGGTCGCATCGGAAAAAAGGGCGAAGCGGTGCGCAACCTGGAAGTGGGCCAGCATGTGGGCCTGGGTTGGCACGCGGGATTCTGCGGGGCCTGCGGCTACTGCGCCACCGGCGATCACAATCTGTGCGCGGCGCCGCAGGAGACGATCGTCGGTCATCACGGCGGGTTCGCCGACAAGGTCCGTGCCCGCGCGCACAGTGTGGTGCCCCTGCCCGACGGGTTGGACTTCACCGCCGTCGGCCCGCTGTTCTGCGGTGGCATCACCGTGTTCAATCCGTTCATGCAGTTCGGTATCGAGCCGACCGACCGCGTCGGTGTCATCGGCATCGGCGGGCTGGGTCACCTGGCACTTCAGTTCGCAAGCAAGTGGGGATGCGAGGTGACGGCGTTCACTTCCGATACCGCCAAAGAGAAAGAAGCAAAGGCCATGGGCGCGCATCACGTCATCCATTCCCGTGATCCGAAAGCCGTCGAGGCCGCGGCGGGATCGTTCGATCTCATCATCTCCACCGTCAACGTGAAGCTCGACTGGAATCTGTACGTCAACGCGCTCAAGCCGCGCGGGCGGTTGCATTTCGTCGGAGCCACGCTGGAACCGCTCGACCTGCAGATATTTCCGTTGCTCATCGGCCAGCGTTCGGTTTCCGGTTCGCCGGTGGGAAGCCCCGCCACCATCGCCACCATGCTGGAGTTCTGCAAGCGCCACAACATTCTGCCGGTGGTCGAGCACTTCAAGTTCTCGCAGGTGAACGACGCGATAAAAAAACTCAAGCAGGGCAACGTGCGTTACCGCGCGGTGCTCAGTCACTGA
- a CDS encoding glutamate synthase-related protein: protein MDKPVVADTQPTEVQLKAGKVYAWCSCGRSKTQPFCDGSHKGTSFQPKMFKVDKDETAYLCMCKHTKDAPYCDGTHSSLPEDGEEAQEEDADSQKESDAGESGVKPTKEEPTVRYIHELAQHGLDRVGPHGEVAAMGVPAPDLPRWDDIQILTAQFSNQPLQEKVEVGTEVVIGPRAKKPLTLKIPLLVSDMSFGALSEEAKIALAQGAEAAGTGICSGEGGMLPEEQENNSRYFYELASAQFGYKEELLKKVQAFHFKGGQGAKTGTGGHLPGRKVTERIAKIRGLKPGQDAVSPPTFTDLHLVDDFKQFADRVREVTGGTPIGFKTSAQHIEDDIEFAVQAGADYIIVDGRGGGTGAAPLLFRNHISVPTIPALARARRYLDKKKYDHVTLIVTGGLRTPPDFVKALAMGADAIALSNAAMQAIGCIAARICHTNNCPAGIATQDPERRKILDTQEAPKRLTRFLNASVELMQVMARACGHDHLNQFSLRDLSTWKREMSDLSGIPFSGVTGR from the coding sequence GTGGACAAACCCGTGGTGGCCGACACCCAACCCACTGAAGTGCAGTTAAAGGCAGGCAAGGTGTACGCCTGGTGTTCCTGCGGCCGGTCCAAAACCCAGCCGTTCTGCGACGGATCGCACAAAGGCACTTCGTTCCAGCCGAAGATGTTCAAAGTGGACAAGGACGAAACGGCGTACCTGTGCATGTGCAAGCACACGAAAGACGCGCCGTACTGCGACGGCACCCATTCCTCCCTGCCCGAAGACGGCGAGGAAGCGCAGGAGGAGGATGCCGACTCGCAGAAAGAAAGCGACGCCGGGGAGTCCGGAGTCAAACCGACGAAAGAAGAACCGACCGTCAGGTACATTCACGAACTGGCCCAGCACGGACTGGATCGCGTCGGACCCCACGGCGAGGTCGCGGCCATGGGCGTGCCCGCGCCGGATCTGCCGCGCTGGGACGACATCCAGATCCTGACGGCGCAGTTTTCCAATCAACCGCTCCAGGAAAAAGTCGAAGTCGGTACCGAAGTGGTCATCGGTCCGCGCGCCAAAAAACCGCTGACACTGAAAATCCCTTTGCTCGTCTCCGACATGAGTTTCGGCGCGTTGTCGGAGGAAGCGAAGATCGCGCTGGCGCAGGGGGCGGAGGCGGCGGGCACGGGCATCTGTTCCGGCGAGGGCGGCATGCTCCCGGAAGAACAGGAAAACAACTCGCGTTACTTTTACGAACTGGCCTCGGCACAGTTCGGTTACAAGGAAGAGCTACTCAAAAAAGTGCAGGCGTTTCACTTCAAAGGCGGGCAGGGCGCGAAGACCGGTACCGGCGGCCACCTGCCGGGAAGGAAAGTCACCGAACGCATTGCCAAAATCCGCGGCCTGAAACCGGGACAGGATGCGGTCTCGCCGCCGACCTTCACCGACCTGCATTTGGTGGATGACTTCAAACAATTCGCCGACCGTGTGCGCGAAGTCACCGGCGGCACTCCCATCGGATTCAAAACCTCGGCGCAACATATCGAGGACGACATCGAGTTTGCGGTGCAGGCTGGCGCGGATTACATCATTGTCGATGGACGCGGCGGCGGCACAGGTGCGGCGCCTTTGTTGTTCCGCAACCACATTTCCGTGCCCACCATTCCGGCACTGGCGCGCGCCCGGCGGTATCTCGATAAAAAGAAATACGATCACGTGACACTCATCGTCACCGGCGGTCTGCGCACGCCGCCGGATTTCGTGAAGGCGCTGGCGATGGGAGCCGACGCCATCGCCCTGTCCAACGCGGCGATGCAGGCCATCGGCTGTATCGCGGCGCGCATCTGCCACACCAACAACTGCCCGGCGGGCATCGCCACGCAGGACCCGGAACGCAGAAAAATTCTGGACACGCAAGAAGCGCCGAAACGGCTGACGCGGTTTCTGAATGCGTCGGTGGAACTGATGCAGGTCATGGCCCGCGCCTGCGGTCACGATCACCTCAATCAGTTTTCGCTACGCGACCTGAGTACGTGGAAACGCGAGATGAGTGACCTCTCCGGCATCCCGTTCAGCGGTGTTACTGGCAGATAA
- the mgtE gene encoding magnesium transporter, protein MAGDASTVAEALNRRFLQGHPRAAARQLEELEPESAAALLNRMPSVQLTPVVEQLSPSLAASILPHLDDERVKEVVTATDPKAMVAILHQMDAKQAEDYLNLVSPTVKKELTALMQYPEDTGGNLMDPRVEPYAGTLTVEQTLKRLRQPGYRVKPVLFVQNEARRLTGRVSLQTLVAARPEQLLDDIKGPVSVFVEPLAPQEEIVALFDKHRFQSIPVVGLQGELLGVIWQDTLVRAVEEDATADMQAMVGASRDERALSKALFAVRKRQPWLQINLVTAFLAAAVVGLFEDMIARFTALAVLLPVVAGQSGNTGAQALAVTMRGLAIREITTRHWPRVVWKECRAGFMNGIGVCATTCLGVFLWSRSLGLTGVIGISMILSMVIAGVAGALVPIVLVRVGQDPATASSIILTTVTDVMGFFSFLGTATLLSGFL, encoded by the coding sequence ATGGCGGGTGATGCCAGCACTGTGGCCGAAGCCTTGAACCGGCGTTTTCTGCAGGGACACCCCCGCGCCGCGGCCCGCCAGTTGGAAGAACTGGAACCGGAATCCGCGGCTGCCCTGCTCAATCGGATGCCTTCTGTCCAGCTCACTCCCGTGGTCGAACAACTGTCGCCGTCGCTCGCCGCTTCCATCCTGCCCCATCTGGATGACGAACGGGTGAAGGAAGTGGTCACCGCGACCGATCCCAAAGCGATGGTCGCCATCCTGCACCAGATGGATGCGAAACAGGCGGAGGATTACCTGAACCTCGTTTCTCCCACTGTCAAAAAAGAACTGACTGCGCTCATGCAGTACCCGGAAGACACCGGGGGCAACCTGATGGACCCGCGGGTCGAACCGTATGCGGGCACCCTCACCGTCGAGCAGACCTTAAAACGCCTGCGCCAGCCGGGGTACCGCGTGAAGCCGGTGTTGTTCGTGCAGAACGAAGCGCGCCGGTTGACCGGGCGCGTCAGCCTGCAAACGCTGGTGGCGGCCCGGCCGGAACAACTGCTCGATGACATCAAGGGTCCCGTGTCGGTATTCGTCGAACCGCTCGCTCCGCAGGAAGAAATCGTCGCGCTGTTCGACAAGCACCGGTTCCAGAGCATTCCCGTGGTCGGCCTGCAGGGCGAACTTCTCGGCGTCATCTGGCAGGACACACTGGTGCGCGCGGTGGAAGAAGACGCAACGGCGGACATGCAGGCGATGGTGGGTGCGAGCCGCGACGAACGCGCGTTGTCTAAAGCCCTCTTCGCCGTGCGCAAACGCCAGCCGTGGTTGCAGATCAACCTCGTCACCGCGTTTCTCGCGGCGGCGGTGGTCGGTTTGTTTGAGGACATGATCGCGCGCTTCACCGCGCTGGCCGTCCTGCTTCCGGTGGTGGCGGGCCAGAGCGGAAACACCGGCGCGCAGGCCCTGGCCGTCACCATGCGCGGTCTCGCCATCCGCGAGATCACCACCCGCCACTGGCCGCGCGTGGTGTGGAAGGAATGCAGAGCCGGGTTCATGAACGGCATCGGCGTGTGCGCCACCACCTGCCTCGGTGTGTTTTTGTGGAGCCGGTCGTTGGGGCTCACCGGCGTCATCGGCATCTCCATGATCCTGTCAATGGTCATTGCCGGCGTGGCGGGTGCCTTGGTGCCCATCGTGCTGGTGCGCGTCGGACAGGACCCCGCCACCGCCTCGTCCATCATCCTCACCACCGTCACCGATGTCATGGGCTTTTTCTCCTTCCTCGGCACGGCCACCCTGCTGTCCGGATTTCTTTGA
- a CDS encoding CBS domain-containing protein, producing MPPQDSAAYLLSMEPEDAAPVMEELLPWYLAQCLGHWTTQEAAERVGLLSSYRASHVLRLSDSDFRKRLLDELPKKKQKILSRQVTFRSDAVGHWMSEPLSVVSDSATVQETLDQLRRTGSGEGQHFFVMQRSGYYVGAVEISRLLQESPDCPVTELLDPHVEPVLVQAPLTTVRALPAWHHARVLPVLNVDHQLEGVLKAAQVREALGTGKAVVEDTSLFESLVPLFLLAATAWVRGMVSLPFLEPPKSPSVKENE from the coding sequence ATGCCGCCCCAGGATTCCGCCGCGTACCTGTTGTCCATGGAGCCGGAGGACGCGGCGCCGGTGATGGAGGAACTTCTGCCCTGGTACCTCGCGCAGTGCCTGGGTCACTGGACGACACAGGAGGCGGCCGAGCGTGTCGGGCTTTTGTCTTCTTACCGTGCGAGTCATGTCCTGCGGCTCAGCGATTCCGATTTTCGCAAGCGTCTGCTTGATGAACTTCCCAAAAAGAAACAGAAGATTTTGAGCCGGCAGGTCACCTTCCGTTCGGACGCGGTGGGGCACTGGATGTCAGAACCGTTGTCCGTCGTTTCGGATTCCGCCACGGTGCAGGAAACGCTGGACCAGCTTCGCCGTACGGGGTCCGGTGAGGGCCAGCATTTTTTCGTGATGCAGAGAAGCGGTTATTACGTGGGAGCGGTGGAGATCTCCCGCCTGCTGCAGGAATCCCCGGATTGTCCGGTGACGGAACTGCTTGACCCGCATGTGGAACCCGTCCTGGTGCAGGCGCCTCTCACGACTGTTCGCGCCTTGCCCGCCTGGCACCACGCTCGCGTGCTTCCGGTCCTCAACGTCGATCATCAACTGGAAGGTGTGCTGAAAGCCGCGCAGGTTCGGGAGGCGCTGGGCACAGGCAAGGCGGTTGTGGAGGACACGTCGCTGTTCGAGAGCCTGGTGCCGTTGTTCCTGCTTGCCGCCACCGCATGGGTGCGCGGCATGGTATCCTTGCCGTTTCTTGAACCGCCCAAATCCCCCTCTGTAAAGGAAAACGAAA
- a CDS encoding mechanosensitive ion channel family protein, translating into MNIRFTLSRTASNIFFLEHDEVTCMDFLSSWIQEIKKASLPALQNLIDYLPNLFGAAALLAVGWMVAGLAQVGCVKIVVALDRVLSRTPLKRSTAPHLQVTHPALDLFGKIVFWAVILFFVKFATDILGLHAVAQWLNQVVNYLPTFLAGGIILIAGVLLSVLVRDLTITTADTAGIPQASLLGTLAQGATLITALVIGLDQIGIEVTFLSNLIAIGAAAFLGSLALAFGLGGRTFVSNLIGAHFVHKQYEVGQRVRWGKREGVILEFTPTSVVLATKEGRLILPASLFEQEPMEQLIGQQEHG; encoded by the coding sequence ATGAATATCCGGTTCACGCTTTCCCGAACGGCTTCAAATATTTTTTTCCTGGAACACGATGAGGTGACCTGCATGGATTTCCTCTCCTCCTGGATTCAAGAGATCAAAAAGGCCAGCCTCCCCGCGCTTCAAAACCTGATCGATTACCTGCCGAACCTGTTTGGCGCGGCCGCCCTGCTTGCGGTCGGCTGGATGGTGGCGGGCCTCGCGCAGGTCGGTTGCGTGAAAATAGTGGTGGCTCTTGACCGGGTTCTCAGCCGCACACCTCTTAAACGTAGTACCGCTCCGCATTTACAGGTGACGCACCCGGCGCTCGATCTCTTCGGCAAAATCGTGTTCTGGGCGGTGATCCTGTTTTTCGTCAAGTTCGCAACCGACATCCTCGGCCTGCACGCGGTGGCGCAGTGGCTCAACCAGGTCGTCAATTATTTGCCCACGTTCCTGGCAGGCGGCATCATCCTCATTGCAGGTGTGTTGCTGAGCGTTCTGGTGCGCGACCTCACCATCACCACCGCGGACACGGCGGGCATTCCGCAGGCCAGCCTGCTGGGTACATTGGCACAGGGCGCGACATTGATCACCGCGCTCGTGATCGGTCTCGACCAGATCGGTATCGAGGTGACGTTTCTGTCCAACCTCATTGCCATCGGCGCGGCGGCGTTTCTCGGCAGTCTTGCGCTGGCATTCGGTTTGGGCGGACGCACTTTCGTCAGCAACCTCATTGGCGCACATTTCGTGCACAAGCAATACGAGGTCGGCCAGCGCGTGCGTTGGGGGAAACGGGAAGGGGTGATCCTGGAATTCACACCGACCTCCGTCGTGCTGGCGACAAAAGAAGGGCGATTGATCCTGCCTGCCAGTTTGTTTGAGCAGGAGCCCATGGAACAGTTGATCGGGCAACAAGAACATGGATGA
- a CDS encoding PepSY-associated TM helix domain-containing protein, producing the protein MMTSNPSPQRLRQWVRRAHLVLAFTAGLVLVVSGLSGSLLVYHKEIDHALNPDLWRVEPEKGPHRIDASLDAVRQAHPGGLIGLVRLPREPDHAMEVWVRKADVIQKVYVNPYTTRLLGVRGDHDGLMGTLHDLHVHLLAGETGETVMGFIGLVAMVLLGTGMVLWWPRGGRWSGAFRIGWKETGVRKVFRLHRFIGIVSIGFLVFSIATGAGMVFHKTVNVVLESVLGGPMRPMPPKLDSAVAQSLSAEQLMARGQSILPEATLIFLRLPSTPDAPYVLRMRFDENPHPNGSTYLALHPETGEPTMVHSFRQASSGQVVSDLKYPLHIGRFWGEAGRLLTVIIGLSPALLFVSGFLFWKRRRRASSKIADTILRPPSAATNLSEVSNESVS; encoded by the coding sequence ATGATGACATCGAACCCTTCTCCACAACGGTTGCGGCAATGGGTGCGGCGTGCGCACCTGGTGCTGGCTTTCACCGCCGGTCTGGTGTTGGTGGTTTCGGGATTGAGCGGCAGTCTCCTGGTGTACCACAAGGAGATCGACCACGCGCTGAATCCGGATCTGTGGCGGGTGGAGCCGGAAAAAGGCCCGCACCGCATCGACGCGTCCCTGGATGCGGTGCGTCAGGCCCATCCCGGCGGACTCATCGGTCTCGTGCGCCTGCCTCGCGAACCGGACCATGCGATGGAGGTCTGGGTTCGCAAGGCCGACGTCATCCAGAAAGTGTATGTGAACCCCTATACCACGCGCCTCCTTGGTGTGCGTGGAGATCATGACGGATTGATGGGAACCCTTCACGATCTCCACGTGCACCTGCTCGCAGGGGAAACCGGTGAGACGGTGATGGGCTTCATCGGTTTGGTGGCGATGGTGTTGCTGGGCACGGGGATGGTACTCTGGTGGCCGCGTGGCGGGCGCTGGTCCGGTGCGTTCCGCATCGGGTGGAAGGAAACCGGAGTGCGCAAGGTGTTCCGCCTTCACCGCTTCATCGGCATCGTGTCGATCGGGTTTCTTGTTTTCAGCATCGCCACTGGCGCCGGCATGGTGTTTCACAAAACCGTAAACGTCGTGCTGGAGTCGGTTTTGGGCGGACCCATGCGGCCGATGCCCCCCAAGCTCGATTCGGCTGTTGCGCAATCGCTTTCGGCGGAGCAGCTGATGGCGCGGGGGCAATCGATCCTGCCGGAGGCCACGCTCATTTTCCTGCGTCTGCCAAGCACACCCGACGCGCCGTATGTCCTGCGCATGCGGTTCGATGAAAACCCGCATCCCAACGGTTCCACCTACCTCGCCCTGCACCCGGAGACCGGAGAGCCGACGATGGTGCACAGCTTCCGCCAGGCCTCGTCCGGGCAGGTGGTTTCCGACCTCAAGTACCCGCTTCACATCGGGCGTTTCTGGGGAGAAGCCGGGCGTTTGCTGACGGTGATCATCGGCCTCAGTCCCGCGCTTTTGTTCGTCAGCGGGTTTCTGTTCTGGAAACGCCGTCGCAGAGCTTCTTCCAAAATTGCGGATACTATCCTCCGGCCGCCGTCCGCCGCAACCAATCTGTCCGAAGTCTCCAATGAATCCGTTTCCTGA